Part of the Acidobacteriota bacterium genome is shown below.
TTTAACAGTTATGCTCTGTATCAAATTGGGCCTTTAGTCGAGGAACTATACGGGTCTGCCAAATTCATTTTCATTTATTTGCTGACCGGGATTTTCGCCTTCGTCGCTTCCTATGTTTTCCATATCGGTGGCGCAGGAGCATCTGGGGCAATTTGCGGGTTAATCGGGTTGATGGCGGTATATGGGTATCGCGCCGGCGGGACATTTGGCAAAACCATCATGAACAGCATGATTCGCTGGGCAGTTATCATAATTATTTTCGGGTTTATCATCGGAGCCAATAATGTGGGTCACATTGGTGGCTTGCTTTCCGGCGCAGTTTTAGGGTTTTTACTCAAAGGAACGCCTCCCGAAAATTCGACCAATGTAAAACTCTGGAACACCGTAGCGGTTATTTGTGGTCTTTTAATCGTAATCAGCTTTGCTCTGGTCGGCAAAAATTATGGCAACGTTCAGACCGCTTACCAGCAAAGTTCGACTGAAACTAACCGCATCAAACAGGGCGGCGAAAATATTATTGCCTTGAACAGAATAATCATTAACCTCGAAAACGAAATGAATAAATTGGTCGGGAATATGAATAACCAAGGCACCACCATCGACACCGGCACATTAAAAAAGTTGAGCGAACAGATGGCAGCGATTCCTTCAATCGATGAGAAAAGCGATCAGATTAGATTGAAAATTAATGATTCATTAAAAAAACTGGTTCAACATTTTGAAACGCCAAATCAACCAAAGGGCGCTAAAACCGAAACCGCCGGTGTGTTACTTGCCAATTTAAAGAATTCGATAAATGAATTTAATAATTGGGTAGATAGTGTTTTGAACGATTATGGGTTAATTAAAACACCCTGATTCGTTTTTATTCATCCTTGCCAATTGCGTTCGGCAGCGTTCGCCGATACAATCAAAACCAAAATTACCAAAATTTTTTTAGTTACTTCTAAAATTTTTATATTATTCAGGCAGTGGGAATACTTGGATTTTTTATCAAACGGTTCCGATAGTTTACTGAAACAACCCAAATAATTTTGCATCACATCGTTTTGTAACCAAATTGGAATAACGAAACCTGATAGGCAAGGTTAAAAATGACAGCACCGGGAAACAACAATATTTTTACCAAGGGGAAAAGGGCGCTCGAAGAAAGTCGATTCGAGGAGGCTGCCAATTTATTTCAAGGCGCGTTACGGGTGGGCGTATCATCCCTGGATGAAGATGCGCAAATCCGCAGCTTTTATAATGAAACCCTGCACAAACTCGGACGGCATCGCAAACAACAGGAAATTCTTGCCAAGTATGAAAACCCCAACGAGTTCGCTCGCCTGAGTGAACACACCCAGATGCTTGTGCTGATCAGACTGGGTTGGACCTATTCGGTTCTGTATGACATTCCTCGCGCCATCGCCTATTTCAATCAGGCATTGCCGATTGCTCGCCAATACGAAGAGGATGCGAGAATCGGAGATTGCTTTTTCGGGTTAGGGAATTCATACCGTTTCGTTTCGGAAATTCGCATCGCCCGTGACCATTACACCTCGGCGCTTGAACATTACCGGCGTTCCGGCAATTGGCGGGAAATCGCCGAGTGCTATTTAAACGTCGGCAATATTGATGCGCGTGAAGGTGATTTTCAAAACGCCGTGAATCCGGTGTTACAGGCAATCGCCATTATCGGCGATCATAAAGAAGATAATTTACTCGGTCGGGCATATAACGATCTGGCGCTTTTTTATGATCATCTGGGACATTCCAATTCAGAGATTCTGGCAGCCTGGAATAAATGCATCGACCACTTTAGGGATTCAGGCAATACCCTCTGGTTAGGCATCAACTATAACAATCTGGCAATGAAATTATTAAGGCTCGGGGATATTAAACGAGCCGAAGAATATGCTTCGTCCGCCGTCGAATTGATCCGTCCGACCGCCAGATTATCCCAGCTCGGTGGTGCCCTCGATACGCTGGCGCAGATTTATCTGATTCTCGGAAAAATTACTGAAGCCGATGCCCTTTTGGAAGAATCCATTCAAACCTTTGAAAAAATTAAGGCTGATAAAAAATCGCTCAATAAAGAGATTTATCTCGAACCTCAGACCTATACGACGATTGGCAGAAGTTTTTTGATCAAGGGAAATCTGGAAAAAGCCATAGAGAATCTCTCCAAGGCGGTTGATATTGCCGTCCGCTTAGGTGACCGTCAGTATCTGGCGGATACCGAAATCTGGCTTGCTGAAGCATTGGTCAGGCAGGGAAAAATCGATAAAGCCAAAGAGACTCTGGAAGTCGTCCGCAAAGATTTACAGGTTTCCCCGGATATGGTGGCGTGGGGATTTCTCTCAAGGGTGGATGCTCAAATTGCCAGTGAACAGAACCATTTCGCCGCTGCCTTTCAATCGCTTGAACAGAGCAGCTCGCTTTTTGAAATCCGGGAAAATAAATATCAACGAGCAATTAATCAACTCATTTTTGCGCAAATTCTGGATAAACAAGGTGACGTAGTAAATGCCTTGCTCGAAATCCAAAAAGCCATAGCGGTATTCGAGCAAATCGGCGCGGTTATCGATTTGCAAAATTCCAAACAGGTTTATGAGAGGTTATTAAACCGGAAAGTTGCGCCTCCGGTTAAACCGCCAAAACCTTATGGTCAAATTGAATTGGCATCGGCGTTTGACGGATTTGTGGCTCAGCGCCTGGTGCAGGCCGCCGTATCAAGAGAGTTACTGTTGCACGAATTGACCACAGTAATCAAATCCTTAACTCAGAGTAAGGCAGTAGTAATTTTTGAATCTGAAATCGACCATGACGAAGTTAAACATAAACCGGGAAATTACAGGATACTCTCAGCCAACGGTTTGGATGACACCGCTCAAAAAAAAGAGGTTGAACTCATTAGTAAAGTCGCTGAAAAAGATTTTGAAAAAAATTTCATTTACTGGTTTTCCGATAACCAGCACTCCAACTTTCTTTTGCACATCGTGAATCCTCAAAATGAACGGTTCCTTCAAGGGAGAATCAGTCTGACGCCACTGGTTTCGATTGTTCAACAAGGGCTGGAAACCAACTATTTAAAAAGCCACCGCCGCAAACCCCGGGTATTTAATGCCTCGCGCGCCCTTGCAGAAATCGAACTGCCCGGGTTTATCTGCGCCAGTCGAGCAATGAACCGGGTAATCGAGCAAATCCATAAAATCCGCTCCTCGAATGTCACGGTGCTGATTACCGGGGAGTCGGGAACCGGCAAAGAATTAATTGCCCGCGCCATTCATGCCAGTTCGTCTCGAAGAACTAATAAATTCATTCCCTTTAACTGTTCGGCAGCGCCTCGCGATTTAATCGAAAGTCAATTATTCGGTCATCGCAAAGGCTCTTTTAGCGGCGCGCAAACCGAAAATCGCGGCATCATCCGTAATGCAGACCACGGCACGCTCTTTCTTGATGAAGTAGGCGATTTGCCCATTGACCTGCAACCCAAACTTTTACGCTTTCTTCAAGAAGGTGAAATCCTCTCACTCGGAGATAATGAACCGGAAATCGTCGATGTTCGCGTCGTAGCGGCAACCAACGCCAACCTCGAAGCGTCAGTGGCGCAGGGCAGATTTCGTGAAGACCTTTTTCATCGGTTGAACGTTATTCGCATCCAAATGCCGCCGCTAAGAGAAAGGCGTGAAGAGATTCCCGCCTTAATTAACTACTATTTGAAAGAATATCAAAAGCAGTCCTCGAAGAGTGACATTCAACTTGCCGAAGAGACTGTGGATTTGATGGTGGTGTATGATTGGCCCGGCAACGTTCGCCAACTCTGTAATGAGATTCGCCGAATTGTGGCATATGGAGAATCGAACACGATTATTTATGCCGACTCTCTGTCACCGGAAATCGTCAGCGCCAGTCGCGAACTGAAAGACCAGCAATCACCGCTCATTTCTTCCACAGCCAATGTTGAACCGCTAACCCCGAACACGACCTTAGCGACAGCCATTGAAGAATTAGAACGACGAATGATTCAAGAGGCGCTCAGACGCAGTGAAGGCAACATCGCACACGCCGCTAAAGAACTCGGTCTTTCCCGCAAAGGTCTTTACCTGAAACTCGACCGGCTGAAATCGAAATGAATACTCCCGGCAAACGGTATGCATAACAGGAAAATTAATCCTTAATTCCTAATAAAATGCGTTCGGGTGTCAAGTCAGTAGACAGATGTGTAAAGGCTTTACACTTTCGGCTATTTGTCCAGATTATTTAATTTACAATAGCTTATTAATCCGACTGCCAACTAACTTGACAGATTCTTTCCGGTTCCCCGCGAACTTCAAATGCGAGAACCCTTGTAAATCCAATCGCGCTACCCCCCTTCACGCTTGGCATATTCTTTGCTTAAAGAGCCTCATCCAAAGCGTTGCAATCAAAAACCTCGAGCAGCGGGATGGGTGTGTCATTTTACAGGTGTTAAGAACTATTGATTGAAAAATATTTTACGACGTAACACAGCCTAAAAATGTGCAACGCGAATGGGAAATCTCTTTGCCCGAGCACCCATTCGCGTTGTGAAACCAAAGCAAATGCGCTTCAGTCAAGCGCATTTGTATCAAATCTCTATCTCGAAAATCAATGCGATTTTCTTTCAGGAGAAAGCCATGTTTGGTACGAGACGAAAACTAAAATCTCAAATTTCAATGATCCTGGTTATGGCAGTTTTTATAACCACAAGTTTAATTCTACCGTTTTCCGGCAAAGCCAGTTTCACCAGTAAAGCCAATTTGGCAGCGCCGCCGGTTTCAACTGTGGTTCCGCCATTTCAAAGTTCCTCAAGTTTTGACAAGCTCCTGCAAGACGACAGTAGTGGCGATATGTTGAGATGGAATGCCGCCACGGGTGAATACCTTTTCAGCCGATGTAGCAATGGCTTCACGCTTATTGGTACTGGAACCGTCAGTTCAAAAGGTTCTACTTATACCTTAACCCACAATGCGACTGATCGCCGGGTACAGGCAACACTTGATGCCATTCAGCACAGCGGCACTGCGTCAATTCAATATCCAATTGGCACAACATTCACCATTACCGACAGAAGCACAACCCCCGATCCGGGAGCCAGTGATATGACGCCGCCGCAGGTAAATGTCACAGCGCCAAATGGCAGTGAACTGGTTGATACGGGTTCACATTTCACGATTACCTGGGAAGCTACCGATAATATTGCGGTGACGAAACAGGATGTTTTGTTATCAACCGATGGCGGCAACTCATTTGCAGTAATTGCACAGAACTTGGCAAGTGATGTCAACCAATATGATTGGATTGCCCCCTTGATTTCAACCAATCAAAATGTGCGTGTTCGGGTTGTGGCGTATGATGCGGCTTGCAATGTGAGCCGCGATGAAAGCGATGCGAATTTCACCATCGTCAGCACCAACACAACCTTCACCCACTTTGCCGATACACCGGTTTATATGCTGGGCGGCGGGTTTAATTCCGTAATCCATTTATGCAACACTTCGCCTGATAGCGTCATTGTTGAACTTGGCGTTCGCAATCGCTTCGGCACCGGATTGGTCAGTCCGCCTTCGCAATTTACGGTGCCATCCGGGCAAGTTCGCGCGATCAATTTGGCAGACTACCTGACCCCGACAACCCCGCCGACAACGGGAGACCCGAATGTTTTGATGGGAAGCATCCGACTGCGTCACAATGGCTCCCAAGACAATGCGGTGCGAGCAATTGTTGCCGTTGACCGCAACAATGAAGATGAATCTTTCACTGTGCCGTTCGTTTATGTGAATTCCCAACAATCACCCAACAGCACTATGCAATGTGCGCCGTTGTATTACATTGACGAGCAGACCAACGCCAACCTCTCCCTGCAAAACGTGACGAATTCCCCGGTCAGCGTCAGTGCAACCCTGCACTACGGTACGGGTGAAACCGGAACGCCGAACGGAACTTACGCATTGCCTTACTTCACACTCCCTCCGCAAGGAAGTGCATTGATTGACCTGGCACAATTTGCCGATAAATTACAAGGAACGCATTGGGGTTCGATTACCTTGAATACCCCGCCGCAATCAGTTGTCGCTCACACGGTCATGATGTCTTCAACCAACAGTTTGGCATTCGATTCAAATTTTGTTGACCCGATGATGTGCGCCAGCGCGACTAAAACCGTCAGCACCTTGAAACTTGATTATGCAATGAATTTGCAATCGTGTTTGATGGTTTGCAACACTTCAAGCGCCGATACGCGAAGCGTTACCATAAATTTTCAAACCGATAATGGTGTCACGCTGCCTTCGCAAACCCTCTCACTTGCGCCCGGACAGCAACGGTTGATTGAGTTGGATTCAAGACAACTGTTGCAACCAAACACCGGCACAATGGCTACAGCACAAGTGAGCTATGAAGGTAACGCAAGTGACATTATTGCCAGCGCCGTATCCATGTCGGCTGCGAATAGTTGTGCGATTCCGGCACAATTTACCGAACCACACGCATCCGATAGTCGTCGATTAGTTGCACCGTTTTTCAGATTTGATGAACGCACTTCAGGAATCTTGCAGGTCTCGAATTTCGGAGCGACTGCCATCAAAGCCGGTGCAGGGATGAAGTTCGCTGATACCACTTTGCCGATGTTGAATACAGATTTGATAACGGTTCCGGCAGGCGGGACAGCAACAATTGACTTGCAAAGTTATTTCTATTTGGTTGATGATGGGGTAGCGGCAAGAGGGTGTGTCGAGTTAATTCATAACGGTGCGCCGGGAAGCGTGACGGCGACATTTACCGCGATTGGAAAACATAACAATCTTTCATTAGAAGTTCCGTTGGAAAGCGGTCCTGCATTTAATGCAACCGATATGGCGCTATTCCCGA
Proteins encoded:
- a CDS encoding rhomboid family intramembrane serine protease; its protein translation is MPAGRTFANTDSNGFVSMLILTVNVLLFIGITAVEIKNGRGAEALMKGPFTMVLLDFGSFYNPLVNQGEWWRFITPNFLHIGVWHILFNSYALYQIGPLVEELYGSAKFIFIYLLTGIFAFVASYVFHIGGAGASGAICGLIGLMAVYGYRAGGTFGKTIMNSMIRWAVIIIIFGFIIGANNVGHIGGLLSGAVLGFLLKGTPPENSTNVKLWNTVAVICGLLIVISFALVGKNYGNVQTAYQQSSTETNRIKQGGENIIALNRIIINLENEMNKLVGNMNNQGTTIDTGTLKKLSEQMAAIPSIDEKSDQIRLKINDSLKKLVQHFETPNQPKGAKTETAGVLLANLKNSINEFNNWVDSVLNDYGLIKTP
- a CDS encoding sigma 54-interacting transcriptional regulator, producing the protein MTAPGNNNIFTKGKRALEESRFEEAANLFQGALRVGVSSLDEDAQIRSFYNETLHKLGRHRKQQEILAKYENPNEFARLSEHTQMLVLIRLGWTYSVLYDIPRAIAYFNQALPIARQYEEDARIGDCFFGLGNSYRFVSEIRIARDHYTSALEHYRRSGNWREIAECYLNVGNIDAREGDFQNAVNPVLQAIAIIGDHKEDNLLGRAYNDLALFYDHLGHSNSEILAAWNKCIDHFRDSGNTLWLGINYNNLAMKLLRLGDIKRAEEYASSAVELIRPTARLSQLGGALDTLAQIYLILGKITEADALLEESIQTFEKIKADKKSLNKEIYLEPQTYTTIGRSFLIKGNLEKAIENLSKAVDIAVRLGDRQYLADTEIWLAEALVRQGKIDKAKETLEVVRKDLQVSPDMVAWGFLSRVDAQIASEQNHFAAAFQSLEQSSSLFEIRENKYQRAINQLIFAQILDKQGDVVNALLEIQKAIAVFEQIGAVIDLQNSKQVYERLLNRKVAPPVKPPKPYGQIELASAFDGFVAQRLVQAAVSRELLLHELTTVIKSLTQSKAVVIFESEIDHDEVKHKPGNYRILSANGLDDTAQKKEVELISKVAEKDFEKNFIYWFSDNQHSNFLLHIVNPQNERFLQGRISLTPLVSIVQQGLETNYLKSHRRKPRVFNASRALAEIELPGFICASRAMNRVIEQIHKIRSSNVTVLITGESGTGKELIARAIHASSSRRTNKFIPFNCSAAPRDLIESQLFGHRKGSFSGAQTENRGIIRNADHGTLFLDEVGDLPIDLQPKLLRFLQEGEILSLGDNEPEIVDVRVVAATNANLEASVAQGRFREDLFHRLNVIRIQMPPLRERREEIPALINYYLKEYQKQSSKSDIQLAEETVDLMVVYDWPGNVRQLCNEIRRIVAYGESNTIIYADSLSPEIVSASRELKDQQSPLISSTANVEPLTPNTTLATAIEELERRMIQEALRRSEGNIAHAAKELGLSRKGLYLKLDRLKSK
- a CDS encoding IPT/TIG domain-containing protein is translated as MAVFITTSLILPFSGKASFTSKANLAAPPVSTVVPPFQSSSSFDKLLQDDSSGDMLRWNAATGEYLFSRCSNGFTLIGTGTVSSKGSTYTLTHNATDRRVQATLDAIQHSGTASIQYPIGTTFTITDRSTTPDPGASDMTPPQVNVTAPNGSELVDTGSHFTITWEATDNIAVTKQDVLLSTDGGNSFAVIAQNLASDVNQYDWIAPLISTNQNVRVRVVAYDAACNVSRDESDANFTIVSTNTTFTHFADTPVYMLGGGFNSVIHLCNTSPDSVIVELGVRNRFGTGLVSPPSQFTVPSGQVRAINLADYLTPTTPPTTGDPNVLMGSIRLRHNGSQDNAVRAIVAVDRNNEDESFTVPFVYVNSQQSPNSTMQCAPLYYIDEQTNANLSLQNVTNSPVSVSATLHYGTGETGTPNGTYALPYFTLPPQGSALIDLAQFADKLQGTHWGSITLNTPPQSVVAHTVMMSSTNSLAFDSNFVDPMMCASATKTVSTLKLDYAMNLQSCLMVCNTSSADTRSVTINFQTDNGVTLPSQTLSLAPGQQRLIELDSRQLLQPNTGTMATAQVSYEGNASDIIASAVSMSAANSCAIPAQFTEPHASDSRRLVAPFFRFDERTSGILQVSNFGATAIKAGAGMKFADTTLPMLNTDLITVPAGGTATIDLQSYFYLVDDGVAARGCVELIHNGAPGSVTATFTAIGKHNNLSLEVPLESGPAFNATDMALFPNSADVQPSDSKEVAVLTGGSLNAPNWSVNASIGDPGSITPLGSSDSNVYRASYTAPADTKALNVTVNASASGGGTQSGNFSLSKVGVTSFSSALGNGRLNPKANTNFTITGNQDFPEGSLVVVFRQGDKNTPDIIVSRSVSDSKILTGIAPPNTSFIGDAQIIILQNGTKISKDKTKGAAYYAFNPPSPPTATSPDGFNRLGGILTITSTLIDGNGFETFNQLKPSVNIGGLDFTVNTSQPTRLDGLVLRASKDISSCTVEGQTPCKRITVLNPGGRKADKTISNIPLYNLKPGPTPAIQSINTNVAPSTGQTQVRISGTNLDFVKRVTFSAVEALEIVRQTPDQLRVIVPPNCRGTSTITIFDVDDGSAALAGFQYVAAVPQQVNSHEIPGLGYVFIVGGCSEALSRDNNFTFTPNCIAANPPHTAVQVNIQEILQPDPRLPSFLPGQRVFAVNADFNRGNCPGNLAVPADFDLTLFNSADTTKRLTVRLRFTRF